The bacterium genome includes a window with the following:
- the rpsK gene encoding 30S ribosomal protein S11, whose product MGKKRIIRKSGGTVDQGLKSRSLARTAKKSLASGTLHIHATYNNTKVTLADKEGNAVAWSSSGALGFSGAKKGTPFAAAKVGELLGEKATMMGCKEVDVVIRGVGAGRESALRGFAGKGIEVTRIADDTPVPHNGPRPPKPRRI is encoded by the coding sequence ATGGGAAAGAAACGAATCATTCGAAAATCAGGAGGTACCGTCGATCAGGGACTCAAGTCCCGATCTCTTGCGCGCACCGCGAAGAAGTCGCTCGCATCGGGTACGCTCCACATCCACGCGACCTACAACAACACGAAGGTCACGTTGGCAGACAAGGAGGGCAACGCGGTCGCGTGGTCTTCGTCTGGCGCACTTGGTTTCTCCGGTGCAAAGAAGGGAACTCCGTTTGCAGCAGCCAAGGTAGGGGAGCTTCTCGGTGAGAAGGCAACCATGATGGGCTGCAAAGAGGTTGACGTCGTCATCCGTGGTGTTGGTGCTGGTCGTGAATCCGCGCTTCGTGGTTTCGCCGGCAAGGGCATCGAAGTCACCCGCATCGCCGACGATACTCCGGTTCCTCACAACGGTCCGCGCCCGCCTAAGCCGCGCCGCATCTAA
- the rpsD gene encoding 30S ribosomal protein S4: MLQIKSKYKIAKRLGSAIFEQTQTQKFALAEARKSTKKPRGRNKSDYGRQLLEKQKVRFTYGISEKQLSNYAEGAFETKNPPETLHRTLETRLDSVAYRSGFASTRRAARQMVSHGHLLVNGTRITVPSYRVKKGDTITVREGSRQSPLFAHMSSNEGSARAIPTWISVDAPTMVAKVEGEPSYVATEIPLDYPAVFEFYSR, translated from the coding sequence ATGTTGCAGATCAAATCCAAGTACAAGATTGCGAAGCGCCTCGGATCGGCGATCTTCGAGCAGACGCAGACGCAGAAGTTCGCGCTCGCTGAAGCTCGCAAGAGCACGAAGAAGCCGCGCGGTCGCAACAAGTCCGACTACGGCCGTCAGCTCCTTGAGAAGCAGAAGGTCCGCTTCACCTACGGTATTTCCGAGAAGCAGCTCTCCAACTATGCAGAGGGCGCATTCGAGACGAAGAATCCACCGGAAACCTTGCACCGCACGCTTGAGACCCGCTTGGACAGCGTCGCCTACCGTTCCGGCTTCGCGAGCACCCGCCGCGCTGCTCGCCAGATGGTCTCTCATGGCCACTTGCTCGTAAACGGCACCCGCATCACCGTCCCGTCGTACCGCGTCAAGAAGGGTGACACCATCACGGTCCGCGAGGGCTCCCGCCAGTCGCCGCTGTTTGCTCACATGAGCAGCAACGAAGGTTCGGCTCGTGCCATTCCGACGTGGATTTCCGTTGACGCACCGACCATGGTTGCGAAGGTGGAAGGGGAACCGAGCTATGTAGCCACGGAAATCCCCTTGGATTATCCAGCTGTATTTGAGTTTTACAGCAGGTAG